In Bombyx mori chromosome 11, ASM3026992v2, one genomic interval encodes:
- the LOC101739283 gene encoding dehydrogenase/reductase SDR family member 4 has protein sequence MMFRLKFIRSLMNTKMSKTPNFVRANHNDRLKGKVAIVTASTEGIGYAIAKRLGHEGASVVISSRKEDNVENAVKSLRSDGITVEGIVCHVANSDHRKKLFEVAKSKFGGLDILVSNAAVNPTVSPILETDEQVWDKIFEINVKSSWLLAKEAYPELIKRGGGNIVFISSIAAYQPMEPLGAYSVSKTTLLGLTKAIANEVVHDNIRVNCVAPGIVATKFASAITNSEAGAEKSLSIIPLKRFGKPEEIASAVAFLTSNDASYITGETIVVAGGAHAHL, from the exons ATGATGTTTAGATTGAAGTTCATTCGGTCTTTGATGAATACGAAAATGTCAAAAACACCGAATTTTGTTCGTGCAAATCACAATGATAGATTAAAAGGAAAAGTGGCGATTGTAACGGCATCCACCGAAGG GATTGGCTATGCAATCGCAAAAAGGTTGGGTCATGAAGGCGCTTCAGTCGTCATAAGCAGTAGAAAAGAAGATAATGTTGAAAACGCAGTTAAAAGCTTACGCAGCGATGGTATTACAGTAGAAGGAATAGTTTGTCATGTTGCAAATTCAGatcatagaaaaaaattgtttgaagTG GCTAAAAGCAAGTTTGGTGGCTTGGATATTCTTGTGTCGAATGCGGCAGTCAATCCAACAGTTTCTCCTATTTTAGag ACGGATGAACAAGTATGGGACAAGATATTCGAAATAAATGTAAAGAGTTCATGGCTATTAGCCAAAGAAGCGTACCCTGAGTTAATTAAAAGAGGAGGTGGAAACATTGTGTTTATTTCTTCAATTGCTGCATACCAGCCTATGGAG CCTTTAGGTGCCTACAGCGTTAGTAAAACGACACTTCTAGGATTAACAAAAGCAATAGCTAATGAAGTAGTCCATGACAATATAAGAGTAAATTGTGTCGCACCTGGAATAGTTGCAACAAAATTTGCTTCTGCA aTAACAAATTCAGAAGCTGGGGCGGAGAAGAGCTTATCAATTATTCCATTGAAAAGATTTGGCAAACCAGAGGAAATTGCTAGTGCAGTTGCGTTTTTAACTTCAAATGACGCTAGCTACATAACTGGAGAAACCATTGTAGTTGCAGGGGGCGCCCATGCGCATCTTTAA
- the LOC101739145 gene encoding xylosyltransferase oxt isoform X1 — protein sequence MAVIFRRICLKYVKCLGITIVIIFFAQIFVALQFFPSLSDNSLKNGYASFSKSEAEVSARKNMLRFSDDEDLPTNLKKNKPGSILRVEELDFIPACEIKSREAISAIHRAKTQLCKQQILNKTCLIQESNFYPEKLTNVCPHNEKSYGTYLGCFVDEKKMRLLSGFYGNYVSTNSPNSCLDICVQAGFPYAGVQYGSECFCGDTDPPDNAKLSDDACDMKCPANPSETCGGYFTMNIFETGLTKFQPQIPDTSNDKEESVRIIFLLTLNGRAVRQVNRLINALYKRNHYFYIHVDKRQDYLHRKLSVLETHFPNIKMSKKRFSTIWGGASLLTMLLTSMKDILALNWNWDFVINLSESDFPIKSLENLEKFLSVNKGFNFVKSHGREVQRFIKKQGLDKTFIECDTHMWRVGERKLPRGIVIDGGSDWIALSPNFVSYVANEKDELLSGLEIIFQHTLLPAESFFHTVLRNSRFCNTYVDNNLHVTNWKRKLGCKCQYKHVVDWCGCSPNDFKTEDWPRIQNTQDRQLFFARKFEPIINQEIINRVEQYIGFKDHLKIQNLESYWQSIYNVDDLTASSDDTLLSHAESIIRHNAKILAEEGCIIEPDIVIEITSYNYADVYKGNLILHKIYHNNVELSMETWYKPKKNLQLNFENRYVDNIKQFKVSSDYDQKEMIFRNLAGILGPLSEPTLSYKFSTNTLLEKRTENLTIVWLDPAGIIADLTDIHVDENNLTNFIKPNFRTPLLPGVWKVGMFEQSYLLASTKFLVTPLQYFGGKEISNQEVSILHGGSQNSYHNFSHIKLENFVPDQESAILSQKISQANVRRTKQDLKDWIDALSYEFYNVLGSCVKSSTNFKEKIKCGIHILEYCESTHWSSLTPDPKGSIGKLNKLSGRLDRI from the exons ATGGCGGTAATATTTAGAagaatttgtttaaaatatgtgaaGTGCCTTGGAATAAccattgtaattatattttttgctcaAATTTTTGTGGCACTTCAATTTTTTCCTTCATTAAGTGATAATTCATTGAAAAATGGCTATGCCTCATTTTCAAAGTCAGAAGCTGAAGTTTCTGCAAGAAAAAACATGTTAAGGTTCAGTGACGACGAAGATCTCCcaacaaacttaaaaaaaaataaacctgGTTCTATTTTAAGAGTTGAGGAGCTGGATTTTATACCTGCATGTGAAATTAAAAGTAGAGAAGCTATATCTGCCATACACAGAGCCAAAACACAGCTGTGTAAACAACAGATACTCAACAAAACTTGCCTTATACAAGAAAGTAATTTTTATCCAGAAAAACTAACAAACGTTTGCCCACACAATGAAAAGTCTTATGGTACATATCTTGGATGTTTCGTTGATGAAAAGAAGATGAGATTGCTTTCCGGATTTTATGGAAATTATGTGAGCACAAATTCACCAAATTCATGTTTAGATATATGTGTTCAAGCTGGGTTTCCATATGCTGGTGTTCAATATGG ATCTGAATGCTTTTGTGGAGATACAGACCCTCCTGATAATGCTAAACTCTCTGATGATGCCTGTGATATGAAGTGTCCCGCAAATCCCTCAGAAACCTGTGGTGGATATTTTACTATGAACATTTTCGAAACTGGATTAACAA AGTTCCAGCCTCAAATACCGGACACGTCGAATGACAAAGAGGAATCCGTGAGAATAATTTTTCTATTAACATTAAACGGCCGCGCTGTAAGACAAGTTAATAGACTAATAAATGCACTGTACAAAAGGAATCATTATTTTTACATACATGTCGATAAG CGTCAAGACTACCTCCATAGAAAATTATCTGTTTTAGAAACTCATTTTCCGAATATTAAAATGTCCAAAAAAAGATTTTCAACAATATGGGGCGGCGCATCATTACTTACCATGCTCCTGACATCTATGAAAGATATTCTTGCACTAAATTGGAATTGGGACTTTGTTATAAACTTAAGTGAAAGTGATTTTCCAATAAAGTCCTTAGAAAATTTAGAGAAGTTCCTATCAGTAAATAAAGGTTTCAATTTTGTTAAATCCCATGGTCGGGAGGTAcaaagatttataaaaaaacaaggaTTAGATAAAACATTTATTGAATGTGATACGCACATGTGGCGTGTTGGTGAAAGAAAACTTCCCCGTGGAATAGTAATAGACGGCGGCAGTGATTGGATAGCACTCTCTCCTAATTTCGTTTCCTATGTTGCAAATGAAAAAGATGAACTTTTGTCTGGcttagaaataatttttcaacatACGCTTTTACCTGCAGAGTCATTTTTTCACACTGTACTTCGCAATTCACGTTTTTGTAATACGTACGTGGATAACAATCTACATGTAACCAATTGGAAAAGAAAATTAGGCTGCAAATGTCAGTACAAGCATGTAGTAGATTGGTGTGGATGTTCACCTAATGATTTTAAAACTGAAGACTGGCCTAGGATTCAAAACACACAGGATCGTCAACTCTTTTTTGCAAGAAAATTTGAGCCAATTATTAATCAAGAAATTATAAACAGAGTTGAACAGTATATAGGTTTTAAGGATcacttaaaaattcaaaatttggaAAGCTATTGGCAAAGTATATATAATGTGGATGATTTGACGGCAAGCAGTGATGATACACTTTTATCACACGCCGAAAGCATTATTCGTCATAATGCTAAAATTCTTGCTGAAGAAGGTTGTATAATTGAACCAGATATAGTGATTGAAATCACATCATATAATTATGCAGATGTATATAAAGGAAATTTAATACTTCATAAAATTTATCATAATAACGTAGAGTTGTCAATGGAAACATGGTACAAACCAAAGAAGAACTTGCAACTAAATTTTGAAAATCGTTACGTTGacaatataaaacaattcaaagtTAGTTCTGATTATGATCAAAAAGAAATGATTTTCAGAAACCTTGCTGGTATTTTGGGTCCACTGTCTGAACCAACGTTGTCTTATAAATTTTCTACAAATACACTGTTAGAAAAAAGGACTGAAAACTTAACAATAGTTTGGCTTGACCCTGCCGGGATCATAGCAGATCTAACAGATATTCATGTGGATGAGAATAATTTAACAAACTTCATTAAACCCAATTTTAGAACTCCTCTATTACCTGGAGTGTGGAAGGTTGGTATGTTTGAGCAAAGCTATCTATTAGCTAGCACGAAATTTCTCGTCACTCCATTGCAATACTTCGGCGGTAAAGAAATTTCGAATCAAGAAGTATCCATACTTCACGGTGGCTCACAAAATTCTTACCACAATTTTTCGCacattaaattagaaaattttgtaCCAGATCAGGAATCTGCTATATTGTCACAAAAAATATCACAAGCAAATGTTAGAAGAACAAAACAAGACTTAAAAGATTGGATAGATGCATTAAGTTACGAATTTTATAATGTATTAGGATCATGTGTAAAGTCTAGTacgaattttaaagaaaaaataaaatgtggAATTCACATACTTGAATACTGTGAATCAACCCATTGGAGCTCCTTAACACCAGACCCGAAAGGATCGATAGGAAAACTTAATAAACTTTCAGGACGATTAGATAGGATATGA
- the LOC101739145 gene encoding xylosyltransferase oxt isoform X2, whose amino-acid sequence MEIISECFCGDTDPPDNAKLSDDACDMKCPANPSETCGGYFTMNIFETGLTKFQPQIPDTSNDKEESVRIIFLLTLNGRAVRQVNRLINALYKRNHYFYIHVDKRQDYLHRKLSVLETHFPNIKMSKKRFSTIWGGASLLTMLLTSMKDILALNWNWDFVINLSESDFPIKSLENLEKFLSVNKGFNFVKSHGREVQRFIKKQGLDKTFIECDTHMWRVGERKLPRGIVIDGGSDWIALSPNFVSYVANEKDELLSGLEIIFQHTLLPAESFFHTVLRNSRFCNTYVDNNLHVTNWKRKLGCKCQYKHVVDWCGCSPNDFKTEDWPRIQNTQDRQLFFARKFEPIINQEIINRVEQYIGFKDHLKIQNLESYWQSIYNVDDLTASSDDTLLSHAESIIRHNAKILAEEGCIIEPDIVIEITSYNYADVYKGNLILHKIYHNNVELSMETWYKPKKNLQLNFENRYVDNIKQFKVSSDYDQKEMIFRNLAGILGPLSEPTLSYKFSTNTLLEKRTENLTIVWLDPAGIIADLTDIHVDENNLTNFIKPNFRTPLLPGVWKVGMFEQSYLLASTKFLVTPLQYFGGKEISNQEVSILHGGSQNSYHNFSHIKLENFVPDQESAILSQKISQANVRRTKQDLKDWIDALSYEFYNVLGSCVKSSTNFKEKIKCGIHILEYCESTHWSSLTPDPKGSIGKLNKLSGRLDRI is encoded by the exons ATGGAAATTAT ATCTGAATGCTTTTGTGGAGATACAGACCCTCCTGATAATGCTAAACTCTCTGATGATGCCTGTGATATGAAGTGTCCCGCAAATCCCTCAGAAACCTGTGGTGGATATTTTACTATGAACATTTTCGAAACTGGATTAACAA AGTTCCAGCCTCAAATACCGGACACGTCGAATGACAAAGAGGAATCCGTGAGAATAATTTTTCTATTAACATTAAACGGCCGCGCTGTAAGACAAGTTAATAGACTAATAAATGCACTGTACAAAAGGAATCATTATTTTTACATACATGTCGATAAG CGTCAAGACTACCTCCATAGAAAATTATCTGTTTTAGAAACTCATTTTCCGAATATTAAAATGTCCAAAAAAAGATTTTCAACAATATGGGGCGGCGCATCATTACTTACCATGCTCCTGACATCTATGAAAGATATTCTTGCACTAAATTGGAATTGGGACTTTGTTATAAACTTAAGTGAAAGTGATTTTCCAATAAAGTCCTTAGAAAATTTAGAGAAGTTCCTATCAGTAAATAAAGGTTTCAATTTTGTTAAATCCCATGGTCGGGAGGTAcaaagatttataaaaaaacaaggaTTAGATAAAACATTTATTGAATGTGATACGCACATGTGGCGTGTTGGTGAAAGAAAACTTCCCCGTGGAATAGTAATAGACGGCGGCAGTGATTGGATAGCACTCTCTCCTAATTTCGTTTCCTATGTTGCAAATGAAAAAGATGAACTTTTGTCTGGcttagaaataatttttcaacatACGCTTTTACCTGCAGAGTCATTTTTTCACACTGTACTTCGCAATTCACGTTTTTGTAATACGTACGTGGATAACAATCTACATGTAACCAATTGGAAAAGAAAATTAGGCTGCAAATGTCAGTACAAGCATGTAGTAGATTGGTGTGGATGTTCACCTAATGATTTTAAAACTGAAGACTGGCCTAGGATTCAAAACACACAGGATCGTCAACTCTTTTTTGCAAGAAAATTTGAGCCAATTATTAATCAAGAAATTATAAACAGAGTTGAACAGTATATAGGTTTTAAGGATcacttaaaaattcaaaatttggaAAGCTATTGGCAAAGTATATATAATGTGGATGATTTGACGGCAAGCAGTGATGATACACTTTTATCACACGCCGAAAGCATTATTCGTCATAATGCTAAAATTCTTGCTGAAGAAGGTTGTATAATTGAACCAGATATAGTGATTGAAATCACATCATATAATTATGCAGATGTATATAAAGGAAATTTAATACTTCATAAAATTTATCATAATAACGTAGAGTTGTCAATGGAAACATGGTACAAACCAAAGAAGAACTTGCAACTAAATTTTGAAAATCGTTACGTTGacaatataaaacaattcaaagtTAGTTCTGATTATGATCAAAAAGAAATGATTTTCAGAAACCTTGCTGGTATTTTGGGTCCACTGTCTGAACCAACGTTGTCTTATAAATTTTCTACAAATACACTGTTAGAAAAAAGGACTGAAAACTTAACAATAGTTTGGCTTGACCCTGCCGGGATCATAGCAGATCTAACAGATATTCATGTGGATGAGAATAATTTAACAAACTTCATTAAACCCAATTTTAGAACTCCTCTATTACCTGGAGTGTGGAAGGTTGGTATGTTTGAGCAAAGCTATCTATTAGCTAGCACGAAATTTCTCGTCACTCCATTGCAATACTTCGGCGGTAAAGAAATTTCGAATCAAGAAGTATCCATACTTCACGGTGGCTCACAAAATTCTTACCACAATTTTTCGCacattaaattagaaaattttgtaCCAGATCAGGAATCTGCTATATTGTCACAAAAAATATCACAAGCAAATGTTAGAAGAACAAAACAAGACTTAAAAGATTGGATAGATGCATTAAGTTACGAATTTTATAATGTATTAGGATCATGTGTAAAGTCTAGTacgaattttaaagaaaaaataaaatgtggAATTCACATACTTGAATACTGTGAATCAACCCATTGGAGCTCCTTAACACCAGACCCGAAAGGATCGATAGGAAAACTTAATAAACTTTCAGGACGATTAGATAGGATATGA
- the LOC101735569 gene encoding ATP-dependent DNA helicase Q4 — MNVIESIKKDKAYLKCKLTVKKWEKSFISLHSRTPSKFDIKEAPPNIKYAYKKYFQLKSSALENSLTVCEIDDEFSSFIEPFDEKVEYSIQDTSSPSDAKIPELPNGAEIEKLLSNVPLSLNIETQRNQSLPCLENLSKKLFVNREFTLRNPRKIVSVKKNQIKQADTNLKNIGGKIVEHDSITQVNEDFLENEVKNTTIIIKNDGDKNIVDGTKHIKKITHNYTTSESITQVTKTNPLETHLLANQNNILQNTRQLDQAWIERAVGPSSVTGTFCKATTSEQFGIRNLNTVTQSNDKYLDFVENSDSEDENTLDKLKPALKKRKIEEIEPAANEGVIVLDSFETKLKSSFSKTNNCGKRKRSGVSKNDKSRVKVLSSKCNATNDDQQLPDITEFVMFSLDNDIVPRHTEVSNILKTVKPPKTSNDNNSEGFDNLQTKIKLGTLNDNFVKVNIEKKVFVRGKKSFNFSKYKKQQWKDKKALHASMEFPEAGKIKCFKCGNAGHMARYCTIHKAEGLLPLESYDENEMLTLEDMEKLAYGENSKTKTLTEELNIAYTPSQIPENFIKMLETKADPNCGTVKPLYPNYNEVNDNELQEDLLKFGHNQFRPGQEKAIKRILCGMSTLLILSTGSGKSLCYQLPAYMYRKKYKCITLVISPLVSLMEDQVLNMPEFLKAGCLHTNQPPTLRQKIIQCLKDGEISILLISPEALISSDNSNGLTGLFRSLPQIAFACIDEAHCVSQWSHNFRPSYLMICRVLRERLNVKCILGLTATATQTTIKSIIKHISIPDGTSGVITNPTLPDNLYLTVSFEKDRDKGLISFIMSEKITTFNSIIVYCIRRDECERIAAVLRSCLQTSVKYSTEKLNKKRKRMSYIAEAYHAGMSAAQRKKIQKNFMDGTLRIIVATVAFGMGINKSDIRCIIHYNMPSSFESYVQEVGRAGRDGKPAYCHILMSNINNDQDEILKHIHSNSIDRPTLRKLLQKLFIPCECSDKKQECKGHEVSIPIDTAVEELDLPSENIATLLCYVELHPQNYIKVLNNAYTLCKISSYGGPQKILEAAKSCKPLAVAILVESKKGFKYADSSVLEFNVIEISSAIGWESGIVKYQLKNLEWKTESGIPKRSHLKVEFNTLGFRIKARGDLTESELDDVLDDLHKTVLFQEKTRLFQLEECNKSFKHLGNIGVEDLDGEKHLEKSNELKKKIYSYFQRENAIPEDMILDVRPLDTDLVISDIRALIALYKDCNFTARSIARIFQGISSPNYPAIVWGRCKFWRSHIHEDFNSLVKLATQQIIQMKM, encoded by the coding sequence ATGAACGTAattgaaagtattaaaaaagaTAAAGCTTACCTCAAATGTAAGTTAACTGTAAAGAAGTGGGAAAAATCTTTCATAAGTTTGCATTCCCGGACACCATCAAAATTCGACATAAAAGAAGCTCCACCTAATATAAAGTATGCatataaaaagtattttcaattaaaaagttcAGCTTTGGAAAATTCATTGACTGTTTGTGAAATAGATGATGAGTTTTCTTCATTCATTGAACCATTCGATGAGAAAGTTGAATACTCAATTCAGGATACTAGTTCGCCGTCGGATGCCAAAATTCCAGAATTACCTAATGGTGCTGAAATAGAAAAATTACTATCAAACGTTCCACTTTCCTTAAACATTGAAACACAACGCAATCAATCTCTGCCTTGCCTTGAAAATTTATCCAAAAAGCTGTTTGTTAACAGAGAATTTACTCTCAGGAATCCTAGAAAAATAgtttcagttaaaaaaaatcaaattaaacaaGCTGATACCAACTTAAAAAATATCGGTGGCAAAATTGTTGAACATGATTCAATTACACAAGTAAATGAAGATTTTTTGGAAAATGAAGTAAAGAATACTACTATTATCATAAAAAATGATGGtgataaaaatattgttgatggaactaaacacataaaaaaaatcacacacaACTACACAACTAGTGAAAGCATCACCCAAGTTACTAAAACCAATCCTTTAGAGACACATTTGCTGGCTAATCAAAATAACATTCTTCAAAACACCAGGCAACTTGATCAAGCATGGATAGAGCGAGCAGTTGGTCCAAGTTCAGTAACAGGCACCTTCTGTAAAGCAACTACATCTGAACAGTTTGGCATCAGAAATTTAAACACAGTAACCCAAAGTAAtgataaatatttagattttgtAGAAAATAGTGATTCTGAAGATGAGAATACACTTGATAAACTAAAGCCAGCccttaagaaaagaaaaattgaaGAAATTGAACCTGCTGCCAATGAAGGTGTAATTGTTTTGGACAGCTTTGAAACCAAATTAAAATCATCATTCtctaaaacaaataattgtggaaaaagaaaaagatctGGAGTTTCAAAAAATGATAAAAGTAGAGTAAAAGTGTTATCAAGCAAATGTAATGCCACAAATGATGACCAGCAGCTTCCAGATATAACTGAATTTGTTATGTTTAGCTTAGATAATGACATAGTACCTCGTCACACAGAAGTATCTAACATATTAAAAACTGTTAAACCTCCCAAAACATCAAATGACAACAACTCAGAGGGCTTTGATAATTTGCagactaaaataaaactagGGACTCTAAATGATAATTTTGTAAAagttaatattgaaaaaaaagtttttgtcaGAGGGAAGAAAAGTTTTAacttttcaaaatataaaaaacaacaatggAAAGACAAAAAAGCTTTACATGCTTCCATGGAGTTTCCAGAAGCtgggaaaataaaatgttttaaatgtggTAATGCTGGGCATATGGCACGATACTGCACAATACATAAAGCTGAAGGTCTACTACCTTTAGAGAGCTATGATGAAAATGAAATGCTTACATTGGAAGACATGGAAAAATTAGCTTATGGAGAAAATAGTAAAACTAAAACTTTGACTGAGGAACTAAACATAGCTTACACTCCAAGCCAAATTCctgaaaatttcataaaaatgctAGAAACCAAAGCAGACCCAAATTGTGGAACTGTTAAACCTTTATATCCAAATTACAATGAAGTGAATGATAATGAGCTACAAgaagatttattaaaatttgggCACAATCAATTTCGACCAGGACAAGAAAAGGCTATAAAGAGAATTCTATGTGGCATGTCCACACTTTTGATTTTGTCCACTGGCAGTGGCAAGTCACTATGTTATCAATTACCTGCTTATATGTATAGAAAGAAATACAAATGCATTACATTAGTAATATCGCCACTTGTTTCTCTAATGGAGGACCAGGTTTTGAATATGCCTGAATTTTTAAAGGCTGGCTGTTTGCATACCAATCAACCACCAACACTACGTcaaaaaattatacaatgttTAAAGGATGGAGAAATAAGTATTCTTTTGATATCTCCAGAAGCTTTAATATCTAGTGATAATTCTAATGGACTAACTGGTCTCTTTAGATCATTGCCTCAAATAGCATTTGCATGTATAGATGAAGCTCACTGTGTTTCTCAGTGGAGTCATAATTTCCGACCAAGTTATTTAATGATTTGTCGTGTATTGAGAGAAAGACTGAATGTAAAATGTATCCTTGGACTGACAGCAACCGCGACACAAACCACCATAAAAAGCATCATAAAGCATATTAGTATACCTGATGGGACATCAGGAGTGATAACTAATCCAACATTGCCAGATAATCTATATTTAACAGTTTCATTTGAGAAAGATAGAGACAAAGGCTTAATATCATTTATAATGTCAGAAAAGATAACTACATTCAATTCTATTATAGTATATTGCATAAGAAGAGATGAATGTGAAAGAATTGCAGCAGTCTTGAGATCATGTTTGCAAACTTCTGTTAAATATTCTAcagaaaaactaaataaaaaaaggaaaagaatGTCTTATATCGCTGAAGCGTATCATGCTGGAATGTCTGCAGCacagagaaaaaaaattcaaaaaaacttTATGGATGGAACATTAAGGATCATTGTTGCAACTGTTGCTTTTGGAATGGGAATTAATAAATCAGACATAAGATGTATTATACATTATAACATGCCAAGTAGCTTTGAATCTTATGTACAAGAAGTAGGAAGAGCAGGCCGTGATGGAAAGCCTGCCTATTGTCATATCTTGATGAGTAATATTAACAATGATCAAGATGAAATACTGAAACACATACATTCAAATTCAATAGATAGGCCAACTTTAAGAAAGTTACTTCAAAAATTGTTCATCCCATGTGAATGTTCTGATAAGAAACAAGAATGTAAGGGCCATGAAGTGAGCATACCTATAGATACTGCAGTTGAAGAATTAGATTTACCATCTGAGAACATTGCAACATTATTATGTTATGTCGAACTTCATCCTCAAAATTACATAAaggttttaaataatgcatacacTCTATGTAAAATTTCTTCATATGGTGGTCCACAAAAAATATTGGAAGCAGCTAAATCTTGTAAACCATTAGCAGTTGCTATTTTGGTAGAAAGTAAAAAAGGATTCAAGTATGCAGATAGCAGTGTTCTAGAATTCAATGTCATAGAAATATCATCTGCAATCGGCTGGGAAAGTGGAATTGTAAAGTACCAGCTAAAGAATTTAGAATGGAAAACAGAATCTGGAATACCAAAAAGATCACATCTGAAAGTAGAATTTAACACTTTGGGCTTTAGAATAAAAGCTCGAGGAGACCTAACCGAATCAGAACTTGATGATGTGTTGGATGACCTCCATAAAACTGTTCTTTTTCAAGAAAAAACTAGACTGTTTCAGTTGGAAGAATGTAATAAATCTTTCAAACACCTTGGCAATATTGGAGTGGAAGACTTAGATGGAGAAAAACACCTAGAAAAATCTAatgaattaaagaaaaaaatctacagCTACTTTCAGAGAGAAAATGCAATACCAGAAGATATGATATTAGATGTTCGACCTTTGGACACTGACCTTGTCATTTCTGATATAAGAGCTTTGATAGCTTTATATAAAGATTGTAATTTCACTGCAAGAAGTATAGCCAGAATATTTCAAGGAATTTCCTCGCCAAATTATCCAGCAATTGTTTGGGGACGATGTAAATTTTGGCGTTCACATATACATGAAGATTTTAACAGCTTAGTTAAATTAGCTACGCAGCAAATAATTCAAATGAAGATGTAA